The following are encoded in a window of Lactobacillus panisapium genomic DNA:
- a CDS encoding NUDIX domain-containing protein — translation MRARVIIYNPDLTAILLIHRQKKQRNYWVVPGGGAKRSETPRETAIREINEELQIELTPAQLRQLFVIDDEYFFLTDYRQKAVPDISGEEKERSTSTNVYRPAWVTLSELLKINLMPPALSNKILAVIKYRL, via the coding sequence ATGCGCGCTAGGGTAATCATTTATAATCCTGATTTGACGGCAATTTTATTAATTCACCGGCAAAAAAAGCAGCGAAATTATTGGGTAGTCCCTGGCGGCGGTGCAAAAAGGAGTGAAACGCCACGAGAAACTGCCATTAGAGAAATTAATGAAGAATTACAAATAGAGTTAACGCCAGCACAATTACGGCAACTGTTTGTGATCGATGATGAATACTTCTTTTTAACCGATTATCGGCAAAAAGCTGTGCCTGACATTAGCGGCGAAGAAAAAGAGCGGTCAACTAGTACAAATGTTTATCGACCGGCTTGGGTTACTTTGTCTGAACTGTTAAAAATCAACTTGATGCCACCCGCATTAAGCAACAAGATTCTGGCAGTGATTAAATATCGACTGTAA
- a CDS encoding LTA synthase family protein, translated as MNKNKKTLKVVQIVCLLAATLFMLIQMYSLKGIAARAHYSFVRFMPNMLHNATIMIVPMVFGAVYSKKKQSVSESFKYWLMAIVTLIVYYILFFIKVPGRFNMWRVFGMLFPIITSTSVLFAGLFFSMLVQPRLYDLQHKLTEKQNLLVLSILTLLGFALSAGNLTFQYSLYGLYLILFFAWGMFLANVEIKGKVLVLALLSGLVSFFVVVIGVSGFDAVYWSQIISGNGGGDWNREFLNNPSSPFMFLLVVAAFLLFKKVIMTFSEKQMRYFIPVIMLMDAPISNRFMNAFRFTGSSMINKLIMIVLMVIIAIIWDQLLERYLFKLKPCAKVIDYLNHESSLAKICEKGWQIFTRFIIRNRVNLLTWAWFYILSFGSFLIESDNLRIQISTAATINAIVYLLGTKFFAIILTTIFLDALFSIFYFITTRYWTSNMLVSLIAIGWAIANKIKLLLRGEPIYPTEISEIVNWKTLLPMVGKKLVIVILIAIVIVIALDVFLELKFTIKKHGSWKKRGIWALISLLLFMTPLRFNHDGGVIYHINRGFDNRQKFRNPERDIQVNGPVLNFLNYIDLQIMDQPATGYSASTIKQLNDKYSKVANRINKNRKNDLQKQTIVFNLSESFVDPNTFPTIKFERSAPNPVKFIESMKSRSSYGTMLSAGYGGGTANMEWETLTGLNMGLFKSTLTPYVQVVPNYDFYPTIGMNFDYKSAVHPFIGTYYSRREDYRRFKFDKFVYAGSKYKIIDQKKLGKSGYNSDFTTYANGLHQINSRKGGQFINLISIQNHMPYNNWYPHNEYMGKISGDLFNTPAVREQMATYVKGTQYTDKAVKQFIGQIDKIKKPITLVFYGDHYPSIISQSYTAKYPVQMHSTRYFIYSNKYAREHGAKTRLPRKANNFVSSSDFIAMMLEQTDSKVTPYQALLTEVHKKLPAITINFDGDKGYELIGRKGQVIDPKYLTKKQQELLSDYETIQYDMTAGKAYGLGIKGFYK; from the coding sequence ATGAATAAAAATAAAAAAACGTTAAAAGTTGTGCAGATTGTTTGTCTGCTAGCAGCTACACTTTTCATGCTGATCCAGATGTACAGCTTGAAGGGAATTGCTGCCCGTGCACATTATTCGTTTGTTCGCTTTATGCCGAATATGCTGCACAACGCAACGATCATGATTGTACCAATGGTCTTTGGTGCTGTTTATAGCAAGAAAAAGCAAAGCGTGAGCGAAAGCTTTAAGTATTGGCTGATGGCAATTGTCACGCTAATTGTTTATTACATTCTTTTCTTCATTAAGGTGCCTGGTCGCTTTAATATGTGGCGTGTGTTTGGGATGCTATTTCCAATTATCACTAGCACTTCCGTTTTATTTGCGGGTCTGTTTTTCAGTATGCTGGTGCAACCACGTCTTTATGATTTACAACACAAATTAACAGAAAAGCAGAATCTCTTAGTTTTAAGTATTCTAACCTTGCTAGGCTTTGCTTTGAGTGCGGGGAATTTGACATTCCAGTATTCACTGTATGGACTATACCTCATCTTATTTTTTGCTTGGGGGATGTTCCTAGCCAACGTTGAAATTAAGGGTAAGGTTTTAGTCCTTGCACTATTAAGTGGCTTAGTTTCGTTTTTTGTTGTAGTAATCGGCGTTTCTGGTTTTGATGCCGTTTATTGGTCACAAATCATTTCCGGCAACGGTGGTGGTGATTGGAATCGGGAATTTTTAAACAATCCGTCTTCGCCATTTATGTTTTTACTGGTAGTTGCTGCCTTTCTGCTTTTCAAGAAAGTAATCATGACTTTCAGTGAAAAGCAAATGCGTTACTTCATACCCGTAATCATGTTGATGGACGCACCGATTTCTAATCGGTTTATGAATGCTTTCCGTTTCACTGGCTCATCTATGATTAACAAGTTAATCATGATTGTTCTCATGGTTATTATTGCGATTATTTGGGATCAGTTACTGGAGCGGTACTTATTTAAGCTAAAGCCTTGTGCAAAAGTAATTGATTATTTAAACCACGAATCCAGTTTAGCCAAGATCTGTGAAAAGGGTTGGCAAATATTTACCCGCTTTATTATTAGAAACCGGGTTAACTTGTTAACGTGGGCCTGGTTTTATATCCTGAGTTTTGGCTCGTTTCTAATTGAGTCAGACAATCTGCGGATTCAAATCAGTACTGCTGCAACTATTAATGCGATTGTCTACTTGCTAGGCACGAAGTTCTTTGCCATCATTTTGACAACGATCTTTTTAGATGCCTTGTTCTCCATTTTTTACTTTATTACGACTAGGTATTGGACTTCCAATATGCTTGTCAGCTTAATTGCGATTGGTTGGGCAATTGCGAATAAGATTAAGCTTCTTCTTCGCGGGGAACCTATTTACCCAACTGAAATTAGTGAAATCGTTAACTGGAAGACACTTTTGCCGATGGTCGGCAAGAAGCTGGTTATCGTCATTTTGATAGCCATTGTCATTGTCATCGCGCTTGATGTCTTCTTAGAACTTAAATTTACAATCAAAAAACATGGTTCATGGAAAAAGCGTGGGATTTGGGCACTGATTAGTTTGCTCTTATTCATGACGCCACTTCGTTTTAACCATGATGGTGGGGTTATTTACCACATTAACCGTGGATTTGATAACCGGCAGAAATTTAGGAATCCTGAGCGGGATATTCAGGTTAATGGGCCAGTCTTAAACTTCTTGAACTACATTGATTTGCAGATTATGGATCAGCCTGCAACAGGCTATTCTGCTTCAACAATCAAGCAGCTAAATGACAAGTATTCTAAGGTAGCAAATAGGATTAACAAAAACCGCAAGAATGATTTGCAAAAGCAAACAATTGTCTTTAACTTGAGTGAAAGTTTTGTTGATCCAAATACCTTCCCAACAATCAAATTTGAGCGTTCCGCTCCAAATCCAGTTAAATTTATTGAATCAATGAAGTCACGTTCTTCATATGGTACGATGCTTAGTGCTGGCTACGGTGGTGGTACTGCCAACATGGAATGGGAGACATTAACCGGACTGAATATGGGTCTATTTAAATCAACTTTGACACCATATGTTCAGGTTGTGCCAAATTATGACTTTTACCCAACAATTGGGATGAACTTTGATTACAAATCTGCTGTTCACCCATTTATTGGTACATACTATTCAAGACGTGAAGATTATCGCCGCTTTAAGTTCGATAAGTTTGTTTATGCCGGTTCTAAATATAAGATTATTGACCAAAAGAAACTGGGCAAGAGTGGTTATAATTCCGACTTTACAACGTATGCAAATGGTTTACACCAAATTAATTCACGTAAGGGCGGCCAGTTTATTAACCTGATTTCAATTCAGAACCACATGCCTTATAACAATTGGTATCCGCATAACGAATACATGGGCAAGATTTCCGGTGATTTGTTTAACACCCCTGCTGTCCGTGAACAGATGGCAACATATGTCAAGGGGACGCAATACACTGATAAGGCGGTTAAACAATTTATCGGTCAGATTGATAAAATTAAGAAGCCGATTACCTTGGTCTTCTATGGTGACCACTACCCAAGCATTATTTCACAAAGTTATACCGCGAAATATCCGGTACAAATGCACTCAACTCGCTACTTTATTTACTCAAATAAATATGCGCGTGAACACGGTGCTAAGACGAGATTGCCACGGAAGGCGAATAACTTTGTCAGTTCCAGTGACTTTATTGCAATGATGTTGGAACAAACTGATTCAAAGGTAACGCCATACCAAGCACTCTTAACTGAGGTTCATAAGAAACTGCCTGCAATTACCATTAACTTTGATGGCGATAAGGGTTATGAGTTAATTGGTCGCAAGGGTCAAGTAATTGATCCAAAATATCTCACTAAGAAGCAACAAGAATTATTGTCCGACTATGAGACTATTCAGTATGATATGACTGCTGGTAAGGCTTATGGTTTGGGAATTAAAGGATTCTACAAGTAA
- the tyrS gene encoding tyrosine--tRNA ligase, giving the protein MANFDILEDLKWRGAINQQTDEKGLAEYLEKHDDLALYCGTDPTGDSLHIGHLIPFMILKRFQLAGYHPVIVIGGGTGTIGDPSGRSSERVLLSAEKLHQNELALTRQMEKLFGTENFEIVNNAEWLDKLSLIEFLREYGKHFQVNNMLSKDVVANRLENGISFTEFSYQILQAIDFYQLNKEHGVQMQIGGSDQWGNITAGIDLIHKLLGSDRQAFGLTIPLMLKADGTKFGKSAGGAVWLDPEKTSPYEFYQFWINQDDRDVVKYLKYFTFLSHEEIDELAEQVKNEPWKRTAQKTLAREVTKFVHGQEGLQEAEMITDALFSGDIKDLTVKQIEQGLKSAPTAEADASAKNIVDFLVETKIEPSKRQAREDVTNGAIYINGDRQQSVDFVVDPEKAFSGKYVIVRKGKKKYTLVNITA; this is encoded by the coding sequence ATGGCGAATTTTGATATCTTAGAGGACTTAAAATGGCGCGGCGCAATTAACCAGCAAACTGATGAAAAGGGTTTGGCTGAATATCTTGAAAAGCACGATGATTTAGCCTTATATTGTGGTACAGATCCGACAGGTGACTCACTTCATATTGGTCACTTAATTCCTTTTATGATTTTGAAGAGATTTCAACTTGCAGGCTACCACCCAGTTATTGTTATCGGTGGCGGAACAGGTACAATTGGTGATCCATCTGGTAGAAGCTCTGAACGAGTATTGCTTAGTGCAGAAAAACTTCACCAGAATGAATTGGCTTTAACCAGACAAATGGAAAAACTGTTTGGGACCGAGAACTTTGAAATTGTTAACAATGCTGAATGGCTGGATAAACTGAGTCTGATCGAATTTTTGCGTGAATATGGGAAACATTTCCAAGTAAACAACATGTTAAGTAAGGATGTTGTAGCCAATCGGTTAGAAAACGGTATTTCATTTACTGAATTTTCATACCAAATTTTGCAGGCCATTGATTTTTACCAATTGAATAAAGAACACGGTGTTCAAATGCAAATTGGTGGTAGTGACCAATGGGGCAACATTACGGCAGGAATTGACTTGATTCATAAATTGCTGGGTTCTGATCGCCAAGCATTTGGTTTGACCATTCCGTTGATGCTAAAAGCTGATGGAACTAAATTTGGTAAATCAGCCGGTGGTGCTGTTTGGCTTGATCCGGAAAAGACCAGCCCATATGAGTTCTACCAATTCTGGATAAACCAAGATGACCGTGACGTTGTTAAATACCTGAAATACTTCACTTTCCTCAGTCACGAAGAAATTGATGAGCTGGCAGAACAAGTTAAGAATGAGCCATGGAAACGGACTGCACAGAAGACTTTAGCTCGGGAAGTAACTAAATTTGTTCATGGACAAGAGGGCTTGCAAGAAGCAGAAATGATCACTGATGCACTATTTTCTGGTGATATCAAGGACTTGACCGTTAAGCAAATTGAACAGGGACTTAAGAGTGCCCCTACGGCTGAAGCAGATGCTAGTGCAAAGAACATTGTTGACTTCCTAGTTGAGACAAAGATTGAACCATCTAAGCGGCAAGCACGTGAAGATGTTACTAACGGTGCAATTTATATTAATGGTGACCGGCAACAATCTGTTGATTTTGTAGTTGATCCGGAAAAGGCCTTCTCTGGTAAATACGTTATTGTCCGTAAAGGGAAGAAAAAGTACACCTTAGTTAATATTACTGCCTAA
- a CDS encoding MFS transporter: MTQTLSYQTNQKVQKNRWWILVAVGLFTFMSTLDGTIVNIALPVISNDLHIPMSQSEWVVSLYLIVVCSFILFFGKLSDLHGKIKIFRLGAIFFIAGSLLSGLRINLVFLLAARALQAFGAAMTMATNNGIITEIFPSTERGKALGTIGSFVALGSIAGPGLGGLILSHLSWSYIFWLNVPVGIIAAIIGAIYLPKDITFTNAPLDKTGSFSFALGMVTLFGGVFLGQQLGFTAMSVLVMLIVGIASFVWFVYVENHTTNPLLQFNLFKNPDFSVSLLCALLIFITNFFFNVVTPFYLENALHLAPSQAGVILMILPVVQLFAAPVAGTLSDKIGPKLITFIGLVLLLISQIGYSLCNLHSSIWLFIVSIAIMGLGSGIFSSPNNSLVMSSVEQKDLGVAGSINSLSRNLGMVIGISSATTILFAAMSHAKGARVTAYLPKQPEIFIYGMHVVFMISMIICLITVILSGWRLFKKDAQK, translated from the coding sequence ATGACACAAACTTTGAGTTACCAAACTAACCAAAAGGTGCAAAAAAATAGATGGTGGATATTGGTGGCAGTTGGGTTATTTACCTTTATGTCAACGTTAGACGGAACAATTGTTAATATCGCATTACCGGTAATTAGTAATGACCTGCATATTCCAATGAGTCAGTCGGAATGGGTTGTTTCCTTATACCTAATAGTAGTCTGCAGTTTTATTCTGTTCTTTGGCAAACTGAGTGATCTTCACGGAAAAATCAAAATTTTCCGGTTGGGAGCAATTTTCTTTATTGCTGGTTCACTGTTATCAGGTTTAAGGATTAATCTAGTCTTTTTGCTGGCTGCCCGGGCATTGCAAGCGTTTGGTGCTGCAATGACGATGGCAACTAATAATGGGATTATCACCGAAATTTTCCCATCAACTGAACGCGGGAAGGCACTAGGAACTATTGGTTCATTTGTGGCTTTGGGTTCGATTGCCGGACCTGGCCTTGGCGGATTAATTTTAAGCCATCTTTCATGGTCATATATTTTCTGGCTAAATGTTCCAGTCGGTATTATTGCTGCTATTATTGGTGCAATTTACCTACCAAAAGACATTACCTTTACTAATGCACCGCTTGATAAAACTGGTTCATTCAGCTTTGCCTTGGGGATGGTTACCTTGTTTGGCGGCGTATTCTTAGGTCAGCAACTTGGCTTTACCGCAATGTCTGTTTTAGTCATGTTAATCGTTGGTATAGCTAGTTTTGTTTGGTTTGTTTATGTTGAAAATCATACAACTAATCCGTTGTTGCAATTCAACCTGTTTAAAAATCCTGATTTTTCAGTCAGCTTGTTGTGTGCATTATTAATCTTTATCACGAACTTCTTCTTTAATGTTGTTACGCCATTTTATCTTGAAAATGCCCTTCATTTGGCACCGAGCCAAGCAGGCGTAATTTTGATGATTTTACCAGTAGTTCAACTTTTTGCCGCACCAGTTGCCGGTACGCTTTCTGACAAGATTGGACCAAAATTAATTACCTTCATTGGGTTAGTACTACTCCTAATCAGTCAGATCGGTTACAGTCTGTGCAATCTGCACTCATCCATTTGGCTGTTCATTGTGAGCATCGCTATTATGGGGCTTGGTAGTGGTATCTTTAGTTCACCGAACAATTCTTTGGTAATGAGCTCTGTTGAACAAAAAGACCTCGGTGTTGCCGGCAGTATTAACTCCCTTTCACGTAATTTGGGAATGGTAATTGGTATTTCAAGTGCAACGACGATTTTATTTGCTGCAATGAGTCATGCTAAGGGTGCACGGGTTACCGCATATTTGCCTAAACAACCAGAAATTTTCATTTACGGCATGCATGTTGTCTTCATGATTTCAATGATTATTTGCCTCATAACTGTTATTTTAAGTGGTTGGCGCTTATTTAAAAAAGACGCACAAAAGTAA
- a CDS encoding aldose epimerase, with protein MQTIESSILRAAVDEKDAQLVNFVSQHDQIDYFKDGDSQKKLGIAFMGDDQGENWAELLPWTVVDKGDARVSLALIDDSASYKRFPYHFEAILSYILEGNRVAIKYYLKNNSHKEMPFSVLFTLPISNGWTESENVNEIELSKKDVTIKLASTNFDLAIKNKQIVAVLDKAKLDGDSDVELTLTLTLS; from the coding sequence ATGCAAACAATAGAAAGTTCTATTCTGCGTGCTGCTGTTGATGAAAAGGATGCACAATTAGTTAATTTTGTATCACAACATGATCAAATTGATTATTTCAAAGATGGCGACTCACAGAAGAAGTTAGGGATTGCCTTTATGGGTGATGACCAAGGTGAAAATTGGGCTGAGCTCTTGCCTTGGACTGTTGTCGATAAAGGAGATGCACGGGTTAGTTTAGCTTTGATTGATGATAGTGCGAGCTATAAAAGGTTTCCGTATCATTTTGAAGCAATCTTGTCTTACATACTTGAGGGCAATCGCGTCGCAATTAAATACTATTTAAAAAACAATTCACATAAGGAGATGCCATTTTCCGTCTTATTTACTTTGCCAATCAGCAACGGTTGGACAGAAAGTGAAAATGTGAACGAAATAGAGTTAAGCAAAAAGGATGTAACAATTAAGCTTGCATCTACTAATTTTGACTTAGCAATTAAAAATAAGCAGATCGTTGCCGTGCTTGATAAAGCTAAGCTTGACGGTGATAGTGACGTGGAGTTAACACTAACTCTTACATTAAGTTAA
- a CDS encoding heavy metal-binding domain-containing protein translates to MSNDEILVTTTENIPGKEYEVIGEVFGLTTQSKNMIKDFGAGLKSMVGGEIRSYTQMLQKSREQALERLRQEAVEKGADAIVMMRFDSGTIGGDMQSVVAYGTAVKFRSSAE, encoded by the coding sequence ATGAGTAATGATGAAATATTAGTTACAACAACTGAAAATATACCTGGTAAGGAATACGAGGTTATCGGTGAAGTATTTGGTTTAACGACCCAGTCTAAAAATATGATTAAAGACTTCGGTGCAGGTTTAAAGTCAATGGTTGGTGGAGAAATCCGCAGCTATACACAAATGTTGCAAAAGTCACGTGAACAAGCTTTAGAGCGCTTGCGGCAAGAAGCTGTAGAAAAAGGTGCTGACGCAATTGTGATGATGCGCTTTGATTCTGGTACAATTGGTGGTGACATGCAATCAGTTGTTGCCTATGGAACAGCAGTGAAATTTCGCTCAAGTGCAGAATAA
- a CDS encoding HD domain-containing protein encodes MDLDKITSFVKQQLKDEKTGHDFYHGRRVANLASQMYLQDNPDARPNSRMVAIIKAGGYLHDTIDEKICADPEAVIAQIKQLLPQAGFTELEVQDILFTIQHMSFSQNIEHHYQLPVSGEYVQDADRIESLGAMGIARAFTYGGAHGNAIYDPEIKPQKLVSHDQYREHTETTINHFYEKLFQLEDLMNTAGGKKEAHRRTEFMRAFVKEFMAEWDV; translated from the coding sequence TTGGATTTAGATAAGATTACCAGTTTTGTTAAACAGCAATTAAAAGATGAAAAAACCGGGCATGATTTTTATCATGGCCGGCGAGTTGCCAATTTAGCTAGTCAAATGTATTTGCAGGATAACCCAGATGCACGACCTAATAGCCGCATGGTGGCAATTATTAAAGCAGGAGGGTATTTGCACGATACGATTGACGAAAAGATCTGTGCGGACCCTGAGGCGGTTATCGCGCAAATTAAACAGCTATTACCCCAGGCTGGTTTTACTGAATTAGAAGTCCAGGATATTTTGTTTACGATTCAGCATATGTCTTTCTCCCAAAATATTGAGCATCATTACCAATTGCCGGTTTCTGGTGAATATGTTCAGGATGCGGACCGAATTGAAAGCTTAGGAGCTATGGGAATTGCCCGTGCTTTTACCTATGGTGGTGCTCATGGAAATGCAATTTATGACCCTGAAATTAAGCCCCAGAAGTTGGTCAGTCACGATCAATATCGTGAACATACGGAAACAACGATCAATCATTTTTACGAAAAGTTATTCCAACTTGAAGATTTGATGAATACCGCTGGTGGTAAAAAAGAAGCACACAGAAGAACAGAATTCATGCGTGCTTTTGTTAAAGAATTTATGGCGGAATGGGATGTTTAA
- a CDS encoding glycerol-3-phosphate acyltransferase, with the protein MPRLWATLIGYAFGCLLFAVLVCRLGLHQDPTKVGSGNPGTANVGAVFGKKWGIITCIGDIAKTVICLLLVHHLLAERIALVYAGLGLVLGHCFPFWDHFQGGKGVTVAVWFAAIYDVRAAAVTLLIALILMIVLKNLTLPPLVFILLFSLYELTQVKEAGIVLLFITLIMTFKFRHDLVDFFTGKGKKVDVLYSIKKKLGIKVQ; encoded by the coding sequence ATGCCACGATTGTGGGCCACTCTAATTGGGTATGCTTTTGGTTGCTTGCTATTCGCCGTCTTAGTTTGTCGGCTGGGCTTGCATCAGGATCCCACCAAAGTTGGTTCGGGTAACCCGGGAACTGCAAATGTTGGTGCTGTTTTTGGTAAAAAATGGGGTATAATTACCTGCATTGGCGATATTGCCAAAACTGTTATTTGTTTGCTGCTTGTACACCATCTTTTAGCAGAAAGAATTGCACTCGTATATGCAGGTCTTGGATTAGTTTTAGGCCACTGTTTTCCTTTTTGGGATCATTTTCAGGGCGGTAAAGGCGTGACTGTAGCTGTTTGGTTTGCAGCAATCTATGATGTTCGGGCTGCAGCTGTAACGCTACTGATTGCGCTAATACTAATGATTGTTTTAAAAAATCTGACGCTTCCGCCGCTAGTTTTTATTTTATTATTCAGCCTTTATGAATTAACTCAAGTTAAGGAAGCCGGCATCGTATTATTATTCATTACACTAATCATGACCTTTAAGTTTAGGCATGATCTAGTTGACTTTTTTACGGGTAAAGGCAAAAAAGTTGATGTTTTATACTCAATTAAGAAAAAATTGGGGATAAAAGTGCAATAA
- a CDS encoding type II toxin-antitoxin system HicB family antitoxin has translation MSHRIVTYPAIFKPLGNDVYVINFPDVKGGITEGEGLRESMKMAADTLASRLYNKVELPKCSKESEIHLPDDGSFIAPVSADLTEASRDRINYEI, from the coding sequence ATGAGCCATAGAATTGTAACTTATCCAGCTATTTTTAAGCCCTTAGGAAATGATGTTTATGTAATTAATTTTCCTGATGTTAAAGGTGGAATTACTGAAGGCGAAGGTTTGCGCGAGTCAATGAAAATGGCTGCCGATACCTTAGCTAGCAGGTTGTATAATAAAGTTGAATTACCAAAATGCAGTAAAGAAAGCGAGATTCATCTTCCTGATGATGGTTCTTTTATTGCTCCAGTTTCAGCTGATTTAACTGAGGCCTCACGTGATCGAATTAATTATGAAATTTAG
- a CDS encoding LCP family protein, which produces MDHNDNHPAKTRVEVNKRNYKKRRHILEFFIGLALIAAVCYSSYVYLRTKNAVDNTYDSNNHVQIKKGEFDGKKKFAVLLMGTDTGALDRKEKIGNTDTIIIAVVNPQKKRYTLMSVPRDTMAQMAGAEQFEIEKINAAYPIGGAKMAMNSVSELVNVPIKYYALVNMKGIMRLIRYVGGINVRPTLSFEYGGYIFKKGQLTHMGGGGALAYSRMRYDDPEGDYGRQKRQRQVITTLINKAVSLNTLPQLDSVLTSISGNVKTNLPFDALKQIAFNYRGSTKNVKNDYLHGHNATIDGASYQVQSTAELQRVSNYLRAELGLKPMTVNNNETYQNKRNKRHGFDFTNPATQDYNIYKDYMNQQDQQEEGEN; this is translated from the coding sequence ATGGATCACAACGATAACCACCCGGCAAAGACGCGGGTTGAAGTGAATAAACGAAATTACAAAAAAAGACGGCATATTTTAGAGTTTTTCATCGGTCTGGCTTTAATTGCTGCTGTCTGCTACTCGTCTTATGTTTATCTTCGAACAAAGAACGCAGTTGATAATACCTATGACAGCAATAATCACGTCCAAATTAAAAAGGGCGAATTTGATGGTAAAAAGAAGTTCGCTGTCTTACTGATGGGGACTGATACGGGCGCGCTTGATCGTAAGGAAAAAATTGGCAATACGGATACAATCATCATCGCAGTTGTTAATCCGCAAAAAAAGCGGTACACATTAATGTCTGTTCCGCGTGATACAATGGCGCAAATGGCTGGTGCAGAGCAGTTTGAGATTGAAAAAATCAATGCTGCTTATCCTATTGGTGGTGCCAAAATGGCTATGAATAGTGTTTCGGAATTAGTTAATGTTCCCATTAAATACTATGCACTGGTTAACATGAAGGGAATCATGCGCCTAATTCGCTATGTTGGCGGGATTAATGTTCGGCCAACACTTAGCTTTGAGTATGGTGGCTATATTTTTAAGAAAGGCCAGTTAACTCATATGGGCGGAGGCGGTGCCTTAGCGTATTCAAGGATGCGTTATGATGACCCTGAAGGAGATTACGGCCGGCAAAAGCGGCAGCGCCAAGTTATCACGACTTTAATTAATAAGGCAGTTTCTTTAAATACGTTGCCGCAGCTAGACTCTGTTTTAACGTCTATTTCGGGTAATGTAAAAACGAACTTGCCTTTTGATGCTTTAAAGCAGATTGCCTTTAATTACCGTGGTTCGACTAAGAATGTCAAAAATGACTATTTACACGGGCATAATGCTACAATTGATGGTGCCTCTTACCAGGTACAATCGACTGCTGAATTGCAACGCGTTTCGAATTATTTACGCGCCGAATTAGGGCTTAAGCCGATGACAGTCAATAACAATGAAACTTACCAAAATAAACGCAACAAACGTCATGGCTTTGATTTTACCAATCCTGCAACGCAAGATTATAATATCTACAAAGATTATATGAATCAGCAGGATCAACAGGAAGAAGGTGAAAATTAA